The sequence below is a genomic window from Prosthecobacter dejongeii.
TTGAACAAGACTGTGTAGGTCGCCACAAGGGACGGCGCTGGATTCACGAGGGGCAGCACCGGATTTTTCTTGTTGGTGTAGAGAGAGCGGTCAGCCACCCATTCGGAGACGAGACTACCGTCTTGAACAGAACCTGTAACTTGGTTGCTATTGCCGATTGCCGAGAGATCAAAGTCGAGCGCCAACGTCAGCGGTGTCTTGCCCTTGCGGACCAGGGAGGCCGTGGAGGCGAGCGCGGTGCCGAACCGGCCTTCACCGCTGGAGTGGATGCTGCCGGAGAAAGCCAGGCTCAATCCGTCAATGGCCAGCTTGCCAGAGAAGGTTCCCTTCGCTGCAACCGTAACCGTGATCAGCCCCTCTGTGCTGTTGCTGGCAGTGGTGCCTTCAGCCGCCGTTACCAGCCCGGTGTAAACACCCGCAATGGCAGGATAGGGATCATCATAGATGAAGGACTGCGTGACATTTTTGGACACGTTGCCGCGATAGTCCGTGCTGCGGACCGTCAGAATATTCGTTCCTCGAGCGACCGGAACGACCAGCTCGTAGGTGATGACGCCTTTCGCCCCGATCGTTAGCTCGGCCTCAGAGAACTCGCCATCATTGATCTTCACCTCCACCTTGGCGACACCTTTGTTATCCTTGGCCCCGCCTTTGACGACGACTTCATCCTCCTCATTGGCTGTGACTTTAGCGTTGGCTTTCGGTTCCGTGATGGTGACTGTAGGCAAGACGGCATCGAGATCGAGGATCTGCACTTCAAAGGAAATGACTGTGCCTAAGGTGGCACCGACAGGATTGGTGAGAATGACGGTAAAGAACTCATTCGGCTCGTTTTTGACGGCATCCGCATTGATCGTCACGGTGGCCGAGGCGGTGGTTTGGCCATCGACAAAATTGACCACCGTCGTCAGGGCCGTGAAATCGCCAGGAGTCACAGCACTGCCAGGCACGGTGCTGACGGTCACACTGACTGCACCTGCACTGCCATTGGTGCGAGTGATGGGAATGACAATTTGACCTGCCTCTTCGAACACGGAGCCTCGGTTTGTCGCGAACGAAAGCACCCCCGGATCGCTTGGAGGACTGGCCAGAGAGAGCGTCGTGCTGGACTGAACGCCCAGAGTGGCCTGTCCCGTCGGATTGCTAAGAGTCAGCAGGATGTTTCCAGGAGTGGCATTTCCCAAAATTCCCACCGTGGTTACGGCTTCTGTCTGGCCATCGGCAAAGGTCACCACCGTTGGGTTTGTGTAGCTGTAAGCGGTGCCGTTGGTCAGAGTTTCGCTGGAGGCATTCACCGTGACAGTGACCGCGCCCGCACTGCCGTTCTGGCGCTGTAAGGTCACTGCGACTGAAGTCGCTGTGGTAAGGGCCTGGAAAGTGGGGCTAGTGAAGGCGATCTGCCCAGGGTTCGCATTGACGGTCACCGTGGTGGAGGCCGCGCTGCCCAGAGATGTGCTCTGCGCATTGGTCAGCGTCAGCACGATGGTGCCGGGGAGAGCGGTTGCGGAGATGGCATTCAGCGGAATGCTCAGTGTTTTGGAGGCTTCATCCGCCGCGAAGTTCAGCGTGACTGGGCCTGCGAAGGTGTAGTGACTGCCATTGAGGCTGCCACCTGTAATGGAAACCTGAACGGAAACGGCATCTCCAAGGAAACCTGCGCGGACCACCTGGACCTCCGCAGTATTGGGGATGTTAGAGGCATTCAGGGCGAAAAGAGCCAGTGTCGCAGAAAAGAACTGCACTTCGCTATCGGTGTCGTTGATGGTCACCGCGGCCGAGGTCAGCCCCGTTAATTGGCTGCCACTGGAAGGTGCCGAAAGGGTGACGGTAAACCCGCGTGAGGCCGCGATCCCCGAGACATCTGTGATGGGGATGTTCACTGTCTTGGTGATCTCACCGGCAGCGAAAGTAACCCCAAAATTGCTGAGCGCGGTGTAATCCGTTCCGGCTAGGGCTGTGCCGTTCGCCGTATTCACGGTCACGGAGACATCTGAAGAAACTGCATCGGTGCGGTTGAGTGTTAGGGTCACGAACCCAGCGTCCTCATCCACGCTGTATTCCGTCTGGGCCAGCCTGATGCCCGCGACGCCGTCTGGAAGGGCTCTGCGGAAAGTAACCTCACCCGTGGAAGTGATCTGAAACGTGCCTAGGCGGCTGACGACATCGCCCGTCGCCTGGGTGTTCGAGAAACGGAAGAAATCCAGCGCCGTGCCTGCCGCACCGTTTCCAAAGTTTCCCTCAATATCCGTCCACTGGCTCAGCGTACCAAAACTGGTGGTACCGCCCGTGATTTGGAAGTGATAACTGCCCGCGACGGAAGTGTTGGTTTGAACCGCCGCAGCAGGGTTATTTGCCGTGGCCTGCAGTCCCTGATAAGCCGTGATGACACTGACAATCTGGCTCTTGGTGGAAGTGCGCGCATTCGTCGCCAAGACATTGAAAGACGGCGCGGGGAAACCTACCGGGACCTGAGCCCTTGAAGCATAAACAGGCGGATTGATCACATTCCGCGCCCCAAAAAAACCCCAGTAAAAATCACTCCGGGAATGCCAACCGCTGCCAAAGGTGGCCGACAAATCAGCTCCGACCGAACCTAAATTTACAGTGGTTCCTGGAGAGGCTGTCCGAAGGGGCGTGTCACTGCCGACATTGACGATGAGAGAGACCCCTGACCCCTGACCATCACTGGCCCGAAAGCCAAGGAAAATATCACCATCCGACGGCGTGGTCACCGGTGCGGCCACAGCCGACTGCATCACCAGCAATGCCATGGCACTGAGCGTGAGCAGTTTAGTTCTTTGAAGTTTCATGTGTGAGCGTTTGGAGTAGGGCCGCCGGCTCCGTATGGGGTGGCCGAACAGCAGGTTTGAGGGTTGGCTCCAAACTCCCTTCGCCAGGGTCATCAGGCCGTGAATGGAAATGACTTTCCAGAGACAAGAACTCACCCTTCCTATTTAGGATCGGGCGTTATTCAAAAAATCGGTGGCTTTCCCAATAGGTCAGCCTGCTCTGCTGGCTTTGCCGCCTCACAGAATTCACTCTTAACGAGTAGGGATTAAATGGACAGATATTCACCCTTGTCCAATAGGAATTAACAATTTCATTTTTTTTGATTCGATGAAAGTTGAGCGCTTTTTATCTCTCTCGGGCTGTATGAGCACTCGCCCCAATGCCGCCGAAGAGTAAAAAAAACGGCCTCTCATCCATCAGAGGATAAGAGACCGCCATTGAGCGGGCTTTTTATTTTTTGCCCAACATCCCAATCTGCGCCGCCCGTCAGACCGGCCCAACCACGGGTCAGGCAAAAATGTCTTTCGCCACCTCACCCGCCACATCTGTGAGGCGGAAGTCGCGGCCAGCATAGCGATGCGTGAGGCGCTCATGATCTAAACCCATGAGAGCCAGGAGCGTAGCGTGCAGATCATTGATGTGCATGCGGCCTTCTACAGCCTTGATACCCAATTCATCAGTTCCCCCGTAGCTATAGCCTTTTTTTACCCCTGCCCCGGCCAAGAACATGGAATAACCCGTGATGTTATGATCCCGACCATCCACGCCCTGAGCGGTGGGCAGACGACCGAACTCAGAGCCGAAGAGCACAAGGGTATCCTCCAGAAGGCCACGCTCCTCCAGATCTGTGAGCAGAGCCGCAGTCGGCTGATCTACAGAATTCGTGCGGTCAAGGAGACCTTTGTGGAGATTGTTATGGTGGTCCCAGCCGCCTTGGCAGATTTCCACAAAACGCACGCCTGCCTCACTGAGACGCCGCGCCATGAGGCACTGGCGGGCAAAGGCGGCCTTGGGCCCTGGGTCATTCACACCATAAGCGTCTTGAACTTTTTTGGGCTCCTTGGAGATGTCCAGTAGCTCAGCCACTTTCCCCTGCATGCGGAAACCAAGTTCGTAAGAATCAATGATGGCCTCGACAGGATCAGGCGCGCCCGGGCTACCTGCAAAATCTCGGTTCATGGACTGAATGAGGTCTAACTGCTTGCGCTGCAAAGGCACGGCGGAGGCAGGCTTGAGATTGGGCAGATGCCCCTGATCCGTGATGCGGGTGCCCTGATAGTGGGCAGGCAAAAAGGCGCTGCCGTAGTTCACAGCTCCACCAAAATTAGGCGGCGGATTGATGGTGATATAGCCAGGAAGGTCCTGATTGGGCGTGCCCAGTCCATAAAGTAACCAAGCCCCCATGCTAGGACGAGTGAGAGCCGCATTGGCACTGCCTGTATGGAGCTGCACCACGGCTTGCGGATGTGCAGGAGTATCCGTGTGGAGGCCGCGCAGCCAGCAGAGTTTATCTGAATGTTTCGCGATGCTCGGCAGCAACTCTGAGAACCAGGTCCCTGTCTGGCCGTGCTGGCTAAATTTAAATTTGGAAGCGGTGAGAGTGCCGCCGCCGGGGCCTGGCTTGCCATTGTTTTTAAAGAGCTCGGGCTTGTATTCAAAGGTGTCATGCTGGGACATGGATCCTTCCATGAAGACAAAAATAATACGCTTGGCCTTGGCTGGGAAATGAGAGTCCCGGGGGGCTAGGGGTTTCAGGGGAGTGCCATTGCGAATGGCCTCCGCTGCCAGCAGACCATTGAAGGCCATGTAGCCAAATCCAGCGGCCGTTGTTTGCAACGCCAGGCGGCGAGAAAAGCGAGAGGGATGATCGACAGACATGAGCGGTAGAAATAAAAAAATTAGCGGACAAAGCGGAATTCGGCCGAGGCATAAAGAGCTTGGGTGAAGCTCATCCAGGCAGCAGCTTCTGCGGTGGTCGGCTCCACGATGGTCTCCGTCACTTTGGCCTCTGTGCGGTCCACATCATCGGAGTTCGCAGGCGTGATGACGGCGGTGGTTTCAGTCGCTGCTATTTCAGGAGCGGATTCTGCCTTAGCCACCAGCGCTGGAGCCGCTGTGGGAGTGTAGGCATCTGCGTACTCCAACAAGAAAGCCTCCGCACGAGTGATCTCCGAAGTGCTAGGTTCGCGCCCCAGAGTCAAGAGATAGGCTTGACGGATTCTGGCCTGGACGGACTCTGCTTTTTGTGAGAGCAAACGCTCGGCCAGGGCCAGAGACTGCTGGCGAACGAAGGAGGAATTCATCAGGTAGAGGGCTTGAGTGGGGACGGTGGTCGTGCTGCGCTGTCCGGAGACGAGGGTTTGCTCCACCGGATCAAAAGCCTCCAGAGATTTGGGGATGACAACTCGCAACAAAGGCAGGTAAACGCTGCGCTGGAGGCCCTGGTCAGCTGCGGTATGGATGCCAGCGGCTTCGGGGCCATTGTCACGCATCTCCACCATGCGCAGCTTAGTGACAGCGAAAATTTCGGGGCGGGATTTCAGGCGACCTGACGCAGCCAGGATGGAATCGCGCATTTCCTCAGCGGAAAGACGCCGAGGTGAATGCCTCCAGACGAGACGATTGGCAGGGTCCACCTCATGGTGATTTTTCGGTGCCTCGCTGCCCAACCGATAAGCACGGCTAAGAGCCAGGGAGCGGACTAATTTTTTTGTGGACCAACCCTCCCGAATGAATTGCTGGGCGAGGAAGTCCAACAGCTCAGGATGTGATGGTTTATCCCCATTCAAACCAAAATTGTCCACGGTGGTGACAAGACCATCGCCGAAGAGGTGCTGCCAAACACGATTAACGGCGACACGCGCGGTGAGGGGATTTTGCGCACTGGTGAGCCACTGGGCGAGTTCTAGGCGACCACTCTGTGAAGGATTGATTTTCGGGCTGCCGGGGACTTCCACAGCGGAGAGAAATCCGCGCTTGACGGTCGGGCCCAGTCGCTCAGCCTCACCCCGGATGCGAATCTCTGTATCAGCGATGGCTTGAGCATCACGCACACCATGCACGGCATGGCCACGCGCAGCAGGATCTGTGAGCTCCAGTAGATCTGACTGCAGGGACTCAAAGCGGGTGCGATAACCACGCTGAACAGGGCGCCCATCGGCATCTTTTTTCAGCCCCTCAGGCGTGCCCCGAATTTCTTCAAAGGCCGTTTTCGCCTCTGCAACTTTGGCTTCTAGCTCTTTGACTTTGGCCTCTGGTGGCGGTGCGATTTTGGAAGCTAGGCGGATGAGATTGACCGGATCATAATAATCCAGGCCTCCCCCACCCATTTTGTTACGCACACCTGCGGCATTGTCCGTGCTGGTGAAGATGCCGGCTAGGGCATAGTAGTCAGCCATGGGGATGGGATCGAACTTATGATCGTGGCAACGCGCGCAGTTCACGGTGAGCCCTAGCACAGAACGAGTCACGGCATCGATCTGCTCATCCACATTGTCCATGATGAAGCGTACTTTGAAGCGCTGGTTCACATCCTTCACGCCTAAGGCCAAAAAGCCCGTAGCTGTGAGCAAGCGGTTGCGTTCTGCTTCTGAGGCAGCAGGCAGCAGATCTCCTGCCACCTGTTCCTGGATGAAGCGGTCCAAGGGCACATCACGGTTCACTGCATCAATGACATAGTCGCGATACTTCCAAGCGTGTGGATAAGGGATGTTACGGGAGGGCCCGGTGGACTCCCCATAGCGCGCCACGTCCAACCAATGACGACCCCAGCGTTCACCAAAGGCAGGAGATTCCAGCAAGCGATCCACCAGATGAGCCGCTGCCTCAGGCGTAGTATCACTGATGAAGGTGGAGATTTCTTCAGGTGTGGGTGGCAGACCTGTAAGGTCATAGGTCACACGGCGAATCCATGTGACGCGGTCCGCATCGGCCACAGGCACCAGATTCTTCTCTTCCAGTCTGGCCTCGATGAAACGGTCCACCTCTGTCTCAGCCCATGAAGCATCTTTCACAGCGGGGGCCTTCGGATTTTTCAGAGGTTGAAGAGCCCAATGACTTTTTTTCAAAGCTTCAAACTCCGGCTTTGCCCTCGTAAGTGAGGCAGGCACGCGCTCTCTGGGCCACGCTGCTCCCTGCTGAATCCAGGTGCTGAGGTCTGCGACCTGAGCTGCCGTGAGCTTATCTCCTTCTTTCGGCATGACTTTTTTGGCATCGGCATGCTGAATGCGTTGTAGCAACAAACTAGCCGCAGGATCCCCTGCCACGATAGCAGAGCCACTATTTCCGCCTAACAAGAGGCCTTGCCGATCATCCACCCGAAGACCGCCGGAAGGTTTGGTCTCAGCCGAGTGGCAGGTGTAGCAGTTCTCCACCAAGATGGGGCGGATCTTCTTTTCAAAGAAAGCAATCCTTGAAGCTTCAGGATCTTCTGCTGAAAGGGCGCCGCCGATAAACAAGGGGGCCAAAAGGGCAAAAGGTAAACGGGGCGAATGGGGGAATGGGAACACAGGGATCTCCAAAAAATTGAGAGCTGCACAGGCCCCTCTCCGGACAAGAGAGTCGGCAACCTGCAAGAGTGATGGTTCATCCTCCCTCAGCTAGGGTCGGTTATGTGAGCTATTTTGATTATATATCCCACTCAGTCAATAGGATTTATGTTTCAGCCCACTCGTTCATTGTTTTTTTGATGAACAATGCTTGTGAGGAGGAGAACAAAATCACCTTTTTTAAATTCCTACTGGACAAAGAGGAATAAAGGAGAAAATATAAACCATACTATAAAGGTATGTTTTAGTTGTGAGGTCACTGTACCAGCAACGCTGCCGATCCACTCCACGGAAGGCTCTATCCCACTTCAAGGCACCCAGCCCTTCCCACCTGCATGCAGGAAGAGGGCCTTCACACCGTTATGAAACTCCCTTACACCTTCCGTCCTCTGCTGTTACTCAGCCTGGGGCTGCCTCTATTCTCTCCGGCAGTTGATATCATCAAAACCTGGGATGGCGACGCTAACAACGCTCTCAACAACATCAGCAACTGGAACAATGACCAGCGACCTACCTTTGGTGCTGCTGCCAATACAGATGCGCTGCTGTTCCCGGGCACGGGCACTGGCGTGGTGAACGTCAATGTGGATGCCACAGCAAAAAGCATTCTCGTTAGCGGCACTCTAGGTTATTCCTTTCAGGGAGCTTTCCCGCTCCGTCTCGGGGATACCAGCACCGGCACGGTCCAGCCGAACTCGGGCTTTTTCATCAATAACTCCACGGCTAACCTAGCGCTGACGACCACGGGCGGTGTGTTCTTTTCATTTGGCAAGCTGGAGGCCGCAGGTAGCACCATCTCCGTTGGGGCGAACAGCTTCATTGACATCGGTAACGGGGCTACCACTGCCGGGCGTAACCTGACGATCACCGGGCCTAACAATGTCACCATCAGTGGCCTGATTTCTGGTTTGGGTAATCTAACGACGCCGGGTGGACACCTCATCAAACAAGGCGCAGGTAGCCTCATTCTCAATGGTAGCAGTGCCGCCTGGAATGGCCGCATTTTCCTAGATGAGGGGGCGATCCGGATCAACCGCGCTACCTCACTCGGATCAGCGGTTGGGGACACAGTTTTAGCAGGTGGGCTTTCCACGGGAAAACTAGAGCTAAGTGGCAGCATCAGCTTGGATGAGCGACTGATCATCGCTGGCCGTGCCACTGCGGATGTTCCTTTGCTGGTCAATGTCTCTGGCAATAACATCCTCACCAGTCCGCTACTGCTGAACACAGGCGGCACTGAATATGCATTGCGCTCAGATGCAGGTGTCGTCCACCTCCAGGGAGCAGTGGACTATGGCACGAGTGTAGGTGCCACGACTCTGCATTTGCAAGGTGAGGGCGCAGGTGAAATTTCTGGCATCATCGGTGCAGGTGGTGATCCGCTAGGTGTCACCAAAACAGGGTTCGGTACCTGGAGCCTGTCGGGCGCGAATGCCTTCACTGGTGCTGTGCAAATCAATGCGGGACGGTTGGATCTCACCACGGCACATGCTGCCGAAAACGCCATTGTGGTGGCAGATGGGGCTACACTCGGTCTCAGAGTCACTGAGCCAGGACAGAGCATCGCTGCTTTGTCTGTCGATCTTTCCAGCACCAATGGTGTCGCACTAGCCTATGATTTAGGCAGCTTTGGAAACCCCTCTGTTCCGGTGCTCAAGACATCTGCCCTCAATGTCACAGGTGTGGTTGGAGTGACGCTGAAGGGAGGCGGATTGAGCATCGGGCAGATTCCTTTGATTGACTATTCGGGCAGCATTGGCGGCGCGGGTTTTGCAGGTCTGCAACTTTCCGAAGTGCCTGCACGAGTGACTGCTTCATTGGTAGATGATGTTACCAATGGCCTCATTCTGCTGAATGTAACAGGCTTTGATCTGCCACGCTGGACGGGTGAGATCAATGCGATCTGGGACATCAATGATGGCACTGGCACGGGCACCACCAACTGGCGCGAAGTGAATAGCGGTGCTCTCACACGTTACCTCCAGGGAGCCAGCAGCACGGATTCCGTGATCTTTGATGACACGGCTAGCGGCACGACCACCCTCACTCTCAGCGGGCAACTTTCCCCTGCTTCCATCCGGGTCAATAACACGGACAAGACCTACACTTTCAGCGGTCCAGGCCATCTGGAAGGCTCGGGCAGTCTAACCAAAGATGGAACAGGCAGCCTCATCTTCACCAATACCACACCCAGCACCTTCACAGGCACGACTGCGATCAATGCAGGTACGGTTCAAGTAGGCGATGGCATCACAGCTCTGGCAGGCAGCCTGGGCAACGGCCCCATCCTCAATGAAGGCACGCTGGTGCTAAATCGGCCAGATGCCTACACTCTGGGAAGCGCAATCAGTGGCAGCGGCAGCCTACTCAAGCTGGGAGCGGGCACCACGACTCTGTCTGGCAACAGCAACTTCACGAGCGAATTCCTCATCCAAGCAGGCACCCTCCGCCTGGCCAATGCCAATGCCCTGGGTGATACGGCAGGGGCGACGGTGGTGAGTGAAGGTGCCGCACTCGATCTCAATGGCCAACTCCTGCCAGAGAATGAAATCCTTCGCATCAGTGGATCGGGGATTGCCCAATCTGGAGCTCTCATCAATACAGGCGCGGGTGGTGCAGGCGTAGGACTGAAAAAACTCGTTTTGACCGGACCAGCCTC
It includes:
- a CDS encoding Calx-beta domain-containing protein; the encoded protein is MKLQRTKLLTLSAMALLVMQSAVAAPVTTPSDGDIFLGFRASDGQGSGVSLIVNVGSDTPLRTASPGTTVNLGSVGADLSATFGSGWHSRSDFYWGFFGARNVINPPVYASRAQVPVGFPAPSFNVLATNARTSTKSQIVSVITAYQGLQATANNPAAAVQTNTSVAGSYHFQITGGTTSFGTLSQWTDIEGNFGNGAAGTALDFFRFSNTQATGDVVSRLGTFQITSTGEVTFRRALPDGVAGIRLAQTEYSVDEDAGFVTLTLNRTDAVSSDVSVTVNTANGTALAGTDYTALSNFGVTFAAGEITKTVNIPITDVSGIAASRGFTVTLSAPSSGSQLTGLTSAAVTINDTDSEVQFFSATLALFALNASNIPNTAEVQVVRAGFLGDAVSVQVSITGGSLNGSHYTFAGPVTLNFAADEASKTLSIPLNAISATALPGTIVLTLTNAQSTSLGSAASTTVTVNANPGQIAFTSPTFQALTTATSVAVTLQRQNGSAGAVTVTVNASSETLTNGTAYSYTNPTVVTFADGQTEAVTTVGILGNATPGNILLTLSNPTGQATLGVQSSTTLSLASPPSDPGVLSFATNRGSVFEEAGQIVIPITRTNGSAGAVSVTVSTVPGSAVTPGDFTALTTVVNFVDGQTTASATVTINADAVKNEPNEFFTVILTNPVGATLGTVISFEVQILDLDAVLPTVTITEPKANAKVTANEEDEVVVKGGAKDNKGVAKVEVKINDGEFSEAELTIGAKGVITYELVVPVARGTNILTVRSTDYRGNVSKNVTQSFIYDDPYPAIAGVYTGLVTAAEGTTASNSTEGLITVTVAAKGTFSGKLAIDGLSLAFSGSIHSSGEGRFGTALASTASLVRKGKTPLTLALDFDLSAIGNSNQVTGSVQDGSLVSEWVADRSLYTNKKNPVLPLVNPAPSLVATYTVLFKASTPGNPNPEASGFPQGDGWGTVVVSNAGVAKVTGSLADGSAITFSAPLSLTNRLPFYVQLYTKRGSISGPVKFDNLAQTDLDGEDLFWFRPVDAKSKVYSNGWPAGITTDLIGSKFVKALKTDTTSILGFIGNGSLSFTQGTLDQPVNKGFSITAANKVTNVPADKTFTLLVAGTTGIFSGTFTAPAPQKKPAYKGVILQKSGEASGYFLSTALTGSTSQSGKVTLTEASN
- a CDS encoding DUF1501 domain-containing protein, giving the protein MSVDHPSRFSRRLALQTTAAGFGYMAFNGLLAAEAIRNGTPLKPLAPRDSHFPAKAKRIIFVFMEGSMSQHDTFEYKPELFKNNGKPGPGGGTLTASKFKFSQHGQTGTWFSELLPSIAKHSDKLCWLRGLHTDTPAHPQAVVQLHTGSANAALTRPSMGAWLLYGLGTPNQDLPGYITINPPPNFGGAVNYGSAFLPAHYQGTRITDQGHLPNLKPASAVPLQRKQLDLIQSMNRDFAGSPGAPDPVEAIIDSYELGFRMQGKVAELLDISKEPKKVQDAYGVNDPGPKAAFARQCLMARRLSEAGVRFVEICQGGWDHHNNLHKGLLDRTNSVDQPTAALLTDLEERGLLEDTLVLFGSEFGRLPTAQGVDGRDHNITGYSMFLAGAGVKKGYSYGGTDELGIKAVEGRMHINDLHATLLALMGLDHERLTHRYAGRDFRLTDVAGEVAKDIFA
- a CDS encoding PSD1 and planctomycete cytochrome C domain-containing protein; translated protein: MAPLFIGGALSAEDPEASRIAFFEKKIRPILVENCYTCHSAETKPSGGLRVDDRQGLLLGGNSGSAIVAGDPAASLLLQRIQHADAKKVMPKEGDKLTAAQVADLSTWIQQGAAWPRERVPASLTRAKPEFEALKKSHWALQPLKNPKAPAVKDASWAETEVDRFIEARLEEKNLVPVADADRVTWIRRVTYDLTGLPPTPEEISTFISDTTPEAAAHLVDRLLESPAFGERWGRHWLDVARYGESTGPSRNIPYPHAWKYRDYVIDAVNRDVPLDRFIQEQVAGDLLPAASEAERNRLLTATGFLALGVKDVNQRFKVRFIMDNVDEQIDAVTRSVLGLTVNCARCHDHKFDPIPMADYYALAGIFTSTDNAAGVRNKMGGGGLDYYDPVNLIRLASKIAPPPEAKVKELEAKVAEAKTAFEEIRGTPEGLKKDADGRPVQRGYRTRFESLQSDLLELTDPAARGHAVHGVRDAQAIADTEIRIRGEAERLGPTVKRGFLSAVEVPGSPKINPSQSGRLELAQWLTSAQNPLTARVAVNRVWQHLFGDGLVTTVDNFGLNGDKPSHPELLDFLAQQFIREGWSTKKLVRSLALSRAYRLGSEAPKNHHEVDPANRLVWRHSPRRLSAEEMRDSILAASGRLKSRPEIFAVTKLRMVEMRDNGPEAAGIHTAADQGLQRSVYLPLLRVVIPKSLEAFDPVEQTLVSGQRSTTTVPTQALYLMNSSFVRQQSLALAERLLSQKAESVQARIRQAYLLTLGREPSTSEITRAEAFLLEYADAYTPTAAPALVAKAESAPEIAATETTAVITPANSDDVDRTEAKVTETIVEPTTAEAAAWMSFTQALYASAEFRFVR